A region of Gloeocapsa sp. PCC 73106 DNA encodes the following proteins:
- a CDS encoding biopolymer transporter ExbD, with the protein MKKPDSPILVRPLKLWQDQTNEQEVRLEILPLIDVIFCILTFFILAAVSFSKQQAINLNLPSARTGQPQLEETIVVSLDELGQVYVEQEKVTSEELSQAVKNYYLLNPEGIVVLNAAREVRYNEVVELLDVLRTFGGDRVALATLPLEGAEIPTSDSSLPIYSPLR; encoded by the coding sequence ATGAAAAAACCGGATTCACCAATTTTAGTCCGCCCCCTTAAATTGTGGCAAGATCAAACCAATGAACAAGAAGTACGCTTGGAAATCTTACCATTAATTGACGTAATTTTCTGTATTTTAACCTTCTTTATCCTAGCCGCTGTCAGCTTCTCCAAACAACAAGCTATTAATTTAAATTTACCCAGCGCTCGCACCGGACAACCTCAGCTAGAAGAGACGATAGTGGTTAGTCTGGATGAGTTGGGTCAAGTTTACGTAGAACAAGAAAAAGTTACCTCAGAAGAATTAAGTCAAGCAGTGAAGAACTATTATCTTCTTAATCCAGAAGGGATAGTAGTTTTGAACGCAGCCAGAGAAGTTCGCTACAACGAAGTAGTGGAATTGTTGGATGTATTACGAACTTTTGGAGGCGATCGCGTCGCTCTAGCTACTCTACCACTGGAAGGCGCAGAAATTCCTACCTCTGACTCTTCTCTTCCTATTTATTCTCCTCTACGTTAA